A window from Carassius gibelio isolate Cgi1373 ecotype wild population from Czech Republic chromosome B3, carGib1.2-hapl.c, whole genome shotgun sequence encodes these proteins:
- the cant1a gene encoding soluble calcium-activated nucleotidase 1, with product MPVSPGYARLKQNDPMNSLRISVGGLPMLASMTNTTDSRFRIKWKAILVVASALTLVLLFYMQFLRFHPQPRGKHGLRLSHQGVRLEGRYNDTYPLSPPERTEQGTRYRIGVIADLDTNSLSEKKLTWFSYMLKGHLLLSESGDTVVVEWDQDRVILESHLAEKGRGMELSELVVFNGKLYSVDDRTGVVYNIDGLKAVPWVILPDGDGSVSKGFKAEWLAVKDEHLYVGGLGKEWTTTSGKVLNENPEWVKVVGFHGDVQHQNWVPKYNALRSAAGISPPGYLIHESAAWSDTLQRWFFLPRRASSDRYEETADERRGTNLMLSCSPDFQDIKVRNIGPLNPTHGFSSFKFVPNTDDQIIVALKSEEDAGKVATYIVAFTLDGRILLPETKIGDVKYEGLEFI from the exons ATGCCTGTTTCTCCAGGCTATGCACGTCTTAAACAAAATGATCCTATGAACTCTCTGCGCATCTCTGTTGGAGGGCTCCCAATGCTGGCATCCATGACCAACACCACCGACTCCCGCTTCCGCATCAAATGGAAAGCCATTTTGGTGGTAGCGTCAGCGCTAACCCTCGTCCTCCTCTTCTACATGCAGTTTCTGCGCTTTCACCCCCAACCCAGAGGCAAACATGGTTTGAGGTTAAGTCATCAGGGGGTGAGATTGGAGGGCCGCTACAATGACACATACCCCCTCAGTCCACCAGAGCGCACAGAACAGGGCACACGCTACCGAATAGGTGTCATCGCGGACCTAGACACAAACTCACTCAGCGAAAAGAAGCTGACCTGGTTTAGCTACATGCTGAAGGGTCACCTCCTGTTGTCGGAGAGTGGGGATACAGTGGTGGTTGAATGGGATCAGGACAGGGTGATCTTGGAAAGTCACCTGGCAGAGAAAGGTCGGGGCATGGAACTCTCCGAATTAGTGGTGTTTAATGGCAAACTGTACAGTGTGGATGATCGTACGGGAGTTGTATATAATATAGATGGACTTAAAGCAGTTCCCTGGGTCATATTGCCAGATGGGGATGGCTCGGTTTCAAAAG GGTTTAAGGCTGAGTGGCTTGCAGTAAAGGATGAGCACCTATATGTTGGGGGTTTGGGGAAGGAGTGGACCACCACCAGTGGGAAAGTGCTGAATGAAAATCCTGAATGGGTAAAAGTTGTGGGATTCCATGGAGATGTACAGCACCAGAACTGGGTTCCTAAGTATAATGCTCTCCGCAGCGCTGCAGGCATCAGCCCCCCTG GGTACCTCATACATGAGTCTGCAGCTTGGAGCGACACATTACAACGCTGGTTCTTCTTGCCACGACGTGCTAGCAGCGATCGATACGAGGAGACAGCAGATGAGCGACGGGGCACTAATCTAATGCTCAGTTGCTCACCAGACTTCCAAGACATTAAAGTGAGAAACATTGGGCCCTTGAACCCTACGCATGGCTTTTCTTCCTTTAAGTTTGTCCCCAACACAGATGATCAGATTATTGTTGCTCTAAAGTCTGAGGAGGACGCAGGGAAAGTTGCCACTTACATTGTGGCGTTCACGCTGGATGGCCGAATCCTTCTTCCTGAAACTAAGATTGGCGACGTGAAGTATGAGGGACTTGAATTCATTTAG
- the LOC127953134 gene encoding galectin-3-binding protein A-like: MVANAHNRSSVTSLINQQNKEGLNNCSFQGVWKIPKKKKSSFHLLTCFGSPARTTILCRSLQQFMQQAYLTRGIFFLFCLKVGSCFPISGIKRRIMNLLWALLFLRASAQGLNLFDDRVKQPKQEGRVRLVEDLPSSGRVEVYHDGQWGTVCDDGWELAEAQVVCRQLGFPGAISVAPGGQYGEGSGPIWLDDMNCKGSESSLSECNFKGWGVTDCSHKEDAGVVCETGKNISSNRQFSVDNSLGLSHDLGLLFDSGDGCNFRINIQDVTEESELTFCVHRMILIIYPELNITNYSRNLTVDVSQTCHHHVSAFLRYLYTRQIDVSITSAECLHQLAYIFGVKKLMEDVGRAFTSLIPEDNTFRTQLSMYEYGVRTGDLVLQENVLQYLSWNCEFLISSPVWSNISFHMMDALLQRSDLIVKDEAFLLEALETWVKDKGDEISSDQQASLLNHIRFLLFPVDKLYEKQFSSSALRQNHEKLYLTGLLRGFQFNALPFSTIRNQMDNMSSEYLPRIYTGDEWSLFINDTTIDYPYHHYYYGQNNRIQTFSTPAHPSALYREQYVQWQAHVFLSAQECSNYGISCYSFPVARFVGYGNQERYTSTIRYSNRLILSCKNVNNIFHVQDFKNDMAVVPDNSSMGLPNPCPDDYSFRFVVRPEYI; encoded by the exons ATGGTGGCGAATGCTCACAATCGTTCTTCagtgacatccctgatcaatcagcAAAACAAG gaggggcttaacaactgcagttttcagggagtctGGAAAATTCCTAAAAAGAA AAAATCTTCCTTCCATCTGCTtacctgttttggaagtccagcaagaaccacaatcctttgtagaagtttgcagcagttcatgcaacaagcaTATTTAACAAGAggcattttctttctcttctgtttgaaagtaggcagttgttttcccatCTCTGGAAT CAAAAGAAGAATCATGAACCTTCTATGGGCTCTACTGTTTCTTCGTGCTTCAGCACAGGGTCTGAACCTGTTTG ATGACAGAGTAAAGCAGCCAAAGCAGGAGGGCAGAGTGCGATTGGTGGAGGATCTGCCTTCTTCTGGTCGTGTGGAGGTCTACCATGATGGACAGTGGGGTACAGTTTGTGATGACGGATGGGAATTGGCTGAAGCACAAGTGGTGTGTCGTCAACTGGGTTTTCCTGGAGCAATATCAGTTGCGCCTGGAGGACAATATGGAGAAG gcTCTGGTCCAATCTGGCTGGATGACATGAACTGTAAAGGCTCGGAAAGCTCATTGTCTGAATGCAACTTCAAAGGTTGGGGTGTTACTGACTGCTCACATAAAGAGGACGCAGGAGTGGTCTGTGAGACTG GTAAAAACATATCCAGCAATCGTCAGTTCTCTGTGGATAACAGCCTGGGTTTGTCCCATGATCTTGGTCTTCTGTTTGACAGTGGAGATGGCTGTAATTTCAGAATTAACATACAAGACGTCACTGAAGAGtcagaattaacattttgtgtGCACCGTATGATCCTCATCATTTATCCAGAGCTAAACATAACAAATTATTCCAGAAACCTCACAGTTGATGTCAGCCAGACTTGCCATCATCATGTCTCTGCTTTTCTCAG GTATTTGTACACACGGCAGATTGATGTTTCCATCACGTCAGCTGAATGTCTGCATCAGCTGGCGTACATCTTTGGAGTGAAGAAGCTTATGGAGGATGTCGGCCGGGCCTTCACTTCACTCATTCCTGAAGACAACACTTTCCGTACACAGTTATCCATGTACGAGTACGGTGTTCGCACAGGTGACCTTGTTCTTCAAGAGAACGTCCTTCAGTATCTTTCCTGGAACTGTGAGTTCCTCATAAGCTCTCCAGTGTGGAGCAACATCTCGTTTCACATGATGGATGCTCTTCTGCAGCGCTCAGACCTGATTGTGAAGGATGAAGCTTTTCTTCTTGAAGCTCTGGAGACATGGGTCAAAGACAAAGGTGATGAGATTAGTTCAGATCAACAGGCAAGTCTCCTTAATCACATCCGTTTCCTTTTGTTCCCAGTGGATAAACTCTATGAAAAACAGTTTTCCTCAAGCGCTCTCCGTCAGAATCATGAGAAACTCTACCTAACTGGTCTGCTCAGAGGTTTTCAGTTCAACGCTCTGCCTTTCTCTACGATCAGGAATCAAATGGATAACATGAGTAGTGAGTATCTACCCAGAATCTACACTGGAGATGAGTGGAGTCTATTTATCAATGACACAACCATTGATTACCCATACCATCACTACTACTATGGCCAAAATAACAGAATACAAACCTTCTCCACTCCAGCACACCCCAGTGCTCTTTACAGAGAACAATATGTCCAGTGGCAAGCCCATGTGTTTCTTAGTGCTCAGGAATGCTCTAACTATGGTATTTCATGTTATTCTTTTCCTGTTGCAAGGTTTGTCGGATATGGTAATCAGGAAAGATACACTAGCACCATTCGCTACAGCAACAGGTTGATTCTTAGCTGCAAGAATGTAAACAATATATTTCATGTTCAAGATTTCAAAAACGACATGGCAGTGGTTCCAGATAACAGCAGTATGGGTCTGCCAAACCCCTGTCCTGATGACTACAGTTTCAGATTTGTAGTGCGTCCAGAGTATATCTGA